CAGTGATGCACAGGACGATCAGCGCTGCAAGGATGCGGTCATCACCACCCACTTGCTGTGTCGCGCGGCGGATGCCGATCGCGGTCAGCGCGAAGAAGAAGCCCGACGCCATGCCGGTGATGGCGGCAGGCTGGCCCAGCGCGCGCAGGAAGTCCACCGGCCCCATCCGCTTGCCTCCGGTCGACAGCAGCATCACGCCTGCAACGCCGCAACCGACGCCTGCCCAACTCAGCGCCGCCAACCGTTCACCCATCAGCAGGAAGGAAAGGATCGCGCCCTGCACCGCCTCCGTCTTGGAATAAGCGGTGCCGACCACGAAATTGCGGTGGCTGAACGCCAGGATCAGCAGGTTGGTGGCGATGATCTGGGCCAGGCCTCCGGCGATGCAGAAGAGCAGGAAGCGCGGCTGAAGCGTCGGCCAGGGCGCGGGGAAGGAAAACCGGTAGAGGCCAAGCAGCGCCAGCGTGAATGGAATGCCGTAAAGATAGCGGACCAGACCCGCGCCGTTCAGAGACAGGCTGTGGCTGACGCGGCGCTGGATCGCGGTGCGCCAGGCCTGGGTGGCACCGGCCATCAGCGTGGCGGGCAGCCAAAGGGGGGAGGAGATCATGCCCGCCCTATACAGGGCCGACATGTCGCGTCACCCCCATCCTCACCAATAGCGACCCAGCGACTGTGTCACCCGGCGCTTTCATTTCCTCTGTCATGGGCAGGAAGAATATCGGGGGATATCATGGAGGCGTCGCGGCTCCACAGAGCGCGATAGGGGCCTCTTTCTCAATGTCTTTATGTTGCTGAATTGTCACGGATGGAAATATATTGCGGCTCTCACCTGGCTGCGCGGAGCCTTGTCACCATGCCGCCACAAATTGCTCCTAGCCGCCGCCTCATCCTGGACGCGGGCGCGCAGGGGCGCTGACGTCCTGGTCACAAATCAACAGACTATCGGGGAAGTACCTTGTCCAAACTCACTTTCGGACGGTCGGCGCTGCTGCTGACCACGGCTCTGGTCGCGTTCGCCATGACGGGCGCCGCCCATGCGCAGGACGCCGGCGCCAATGACGGCGCGCTCGACGAGATCGTCGTCACCGCTGAACGCCGTTCCGAAAATCTTCAGAAGGTGCCGATCTCGGTCGGTGTCGTGCAAGGCGACGCGCTGCGCAACCTTACATCCGGCGGCGGCGACATTCTCGAACTCGCCGCGCGCGTGCCCGGCCTCTATGCCGAAACCACCACCGGCCGCATCTTCCCGCGCTTCTACATTCGTGGTCTGGGCAATATCGACTTTTATCTCGGCGCGTCGCAGCCGGTGTCGATCATCCAGGACGATGTGGTCCTTGAGCATGTGGTGCTGAAATCGAACCCCGTGTTCGACGTCAACCAGGTGGAAGTGCTGCGCGGTCCGCAGGGGTCGCTGTTCGGCCGCAACACCACCGCGGGCATCATCAAGTTCGACACCAACCGTCCGACCATGGACTGGCAGGGCCGCGCCCAGGCCAGCTATGGCAGCTACAACACCGTAACCTTCGACGGCGGCATCGGCGGCCCGATCGTGGCCGACAAGCTCGCCTTCCGCGTCTCGGCGCTCTACCAGCATCGCGACGACTGGGTCGACAACACGTATAGCGGCCCCAGCGCCGACGGCACCGTCAGCCCGAAGAAGGACGCCATGGGCGGCTTCAACGAAAAGGACATTCGCGTCCAACTGCTGATGACCCCGTCGGAATCGCTGTTGATGCTGACCAGCGTCCACGCGCGCGATTATGACGGCACCTCGACCATCTTCCACCGCGCCGGCCTTATCAAGGGATCGAACAGCGTCGCCGGCACGCCGCGCAGCTCGGTCGCGCTCGACGAAGCGCACAACAATCCGCAGGCCTACAAGACCTACGGCGCGTCGGAAAATATCGCGCTGGATTTTGGCCCGGTTACGCTGACCTCGATCACCGCCTATGAAACCACCAGCGGCTACAGCCGGGGCGACACGGACGGCGGTGCGGGCGCCGACTATCCGGTGAACGGTATCGCCAACGGCTTTGGCCAGTCGCAGGGCCAGGTGCGCGATCTCGACCAGCTCACCCAGGAAGTCCGCCTCGCCAGCAATGGGGACAACGCCTTCAAATGGCAGGTCGGTGGCATGTATTTCGACAGCCGTGACACCACCGATTTCTACCAGCGCGCCTATTTCCTGACCGGTGCCGCCAACAATCCCAATAACTGGGTGCGCCTGCACAACAAGAATGAAAGCTGGGCCGTCTTCGGCCAGGCGAGCTACGAAGTCGTGCCGGGCCTGACCATCACCGCCGGCGGCCGTTATACCAAGGACACCAAGGAAACCCGCCTGGTCCGCGCCACTGCCAACGCCGCAGGTGTGTCGAGCTACACTGGTCGCCGCTACGTTAAGTTGACGGGCAAGGAACCGAGCTGGGACGTCAGCGCCCTTTATGAAGTCAGTCCTGAGGTCAGCCTTTACGCCCGCGTCGCGCGCGGTTTCCGTGGTCCCACCATCCAGGGCCGCTCGGCTGTATTCAACAGCGACTTCACCACGGCGGATTCGGAAACGATCCTGTCCTATGAAGGCGGCATCAAGACCAACCTGTTCAACAACCGCGTCCGCTTCAACCTGTCGGGTTTCGCCTATCGGGTGAAAGACATCCAGCTCAACGGCAACGACGTGAACGGCAATGGTGTCCTCTTCAACGCCGACAAGGCCGATGCCTATGGCATGGAAGCGGAACTGGAAGCGCGGCCGTTCGAGAATCTGACCCTGTCGGCCGGCCTCAGCCTGCTGCACAGCGAGATCAAGGACAAGAATGTCTATGCCCAGGTCTGCATCCTGAACGGCGTCGTCGTCTGCACGGTCGAGGACCCGACGATCAAGGTCGGTGCCAACACCTTCGCCCAGATCGACGGCAACCCGCTGCCCAACGCGCCCAAATATACGGCGAACATCACGGCCCGCTACGACGTGCCGCTCGGTAATGGCGGCAAGATCTTCGTCGCGACCGACTGGAACATTCAGGGTTACACGAACTTCGTCCTCTACAAGACGAAGGAGTTCTATTCGAAGGGCGATTTCGAAGGCGGCCTCAAGATCGGCTACACCGCACCCGACGGCAAGTACGAGATCGCCGCCTTCGCCCGCAACATCACCAATGAGAAGAACCTCAAGGGCGTGATCGAAAACTATATGGCGGCGGTCTTCAACGAACCGCGCGTCATCGGCGTGTCGCTCAGCGGCAAGCTGTAAGAGGGACGGTTATTCCTCCCCATGCGAAGCATGGGGAGGGGGACCAGCGGCATCGGTTACGGATAATGTTTGCTTCAGGAAATTGACGAGTAGCTTGCCTGCTCTGCCTTCGGCATGGGCAAACCACCATATGCTTGCGACAAACCCGAACGTAACGAGCGCCAGGATCATTTTGATGATGATATAAGTTGCCGGATCAGCCGGGGAATGGACGGGCTGATAAGTCAGCAGAGCGAAACTGCCCCACACACCGGCGGCCGCCAGGGGAATCAAGGTAAGGACGAACTGGATGCCGGGAACCGTTCGCCCGGTAATGCGCGTGCCAGATTCTTCGGCGCGCAGCCACACAATCAGCTTCGGCTTGGAATTCCGATTGATCCAGTCAAACGCACCAAGCCACATCAACAACAGGTGCCCGAAGAAGCGGCCCCTCGGTCTGAGATCGTTGGGACGTTGCCATCCCGGCACGAATTTCGCCTCCAATCGCCGCCGGCACTCGTCCGGCGGCAGCGGAGAATAGAGATTGATCCGTTCGCCGAAGGGCTGAAAGCTCATACCTGAATTCATGGATTAGAACCGATGCCAACCCGTTCCCCGGCGAAGGCCGGGGTCCAGCTCCAGCGTCAGAACTGGACCCCGGCCTTCGCCGGGGAACAAGCAACCGAAGTTGATGAGTCATTCTCTCCGCAACTTGGCATCACACCCCCTCCAGTAGCTTCTCCCGCTTGATCTTCTCCTGCCACACCAGCGGAGCGAGGCGGTGGACATTCTGGCCTTCGCTATCCACGGCCACGGTCACGGGCATGTTCTCCACCGTGAACTCGTAGATCGCTTCCATGCCCAGATCCGCAAACCCCACGACCCTGGCTTCCTTGATCGCGCGGGCGACCAGATAGGCCGCGCCGCCGACCGCCATCAGATAGGCGCTCTTGTGCTTGGCAATGCTTTCCGTCGCAGCCGGACCGCGCTCGGCCTTGCCGACGCAGGCGGCCAGCCCCTGTTCCAGCATCATGTCCATGAAGCCGTCCATGCGGGTCGCGGTGGTGGGGCCGGCCGGGCCGACCACCTCGTCGCGCACCGGATCGACCGGGCCGACATAATAGATGACACGGCCCTTGAAATCGACCGGCAGGCTCTCGCCCTTGGCCAGCATGTCCTTGATCCGCTTATGCGCAGCGTCGCGCCCGGTCAGCATCTTGCCATTGAGCAGCAGTCGGTCGCCATGCTTCCAGCTCTGCACCACGTCCGGCGTCAGAGTGTCGAGATCGACGCGGATCGCTTCCTTGCTCGGCTTCCAGTCGACATCGGGCCATTCGGACAGTTTGGGCGCCTCCAGATAGGCCGGCCCCGATCCGTCGAGCGTGAAATGCGCATGGCGGGTCGCCGCGCAATTGGGGATCATCGCCACCGGCTTGCCCGCCGCATGGCAGGGATAGTCGTAGATCTTGACGTCGAGGATGGTGGACAGCCCGCCCAGACCCTGCGCGCCGATGCCCAGCGCATTGACCTTGTCGAAAATCTCGATCCGCATCTTCTCGATGTCGTTCTGCGGCCCGCGCGCCTTGAGTTCCCCCATGTCGATGGGTTCCATCAGACTTTCCTTGGCCAGCGCGACCGCCTTTTCCGCCGTGCCGCCGATGCCGATGCCCAACATGCCCGGCGGGCACCAGCCCGCACCCATCTGCGGGATCATCTCCAGCACCCAGTCGACGATCGAGTCGCTGGGGTTCATCATCTTGAACTTGGTCTTGTTCTCGCTGCCGCCGCCCTTTGCCGCAACGTCCACGATCACTTTGTCGCCCGGCACCATCTCGACATTCAGTACGCAGGGCGTGTTGTCCTTGGTGTTCTGGCGCGAAAAGGCCGGATCACGCAGGATCGACGCGCGCAGGCGATTTTCGGGGTTGAGGTAAGCGCGGCGCACGCCCTCATCGACCACGTCCTGCATGGAGCGGCTGTTATCGTCCAGGCGGCAGTCCATGCCCCATTTAACGAAGACATTGACGATGCCGGTGTCCTGGCAGATCGGGCGATGCCCCTCCGCGCACATGCGGCTGTTGGTCAGGATCTGGGCGATGGCGTCCTTGGCCGCCGGATTGGCCTCCGCCTCATAGGCTTTGCCCAGCGCGCGGATATAATCCATCGGGTGGTAATAGCTGATGAACTGGAGCGCGTCGGCCACGCTTTCGATCAGATCGGCGGTCTTGATGACGGTCATCTACCCTGGTCCCTATTCTTGCGGCCCGCCTCTGCACGGCGGATCCTGGCAGCGGCGGCTATAGGCTTTTGCGAGTCTGAGTCCAGCCGCGGTGCCGATCTGCGGGTATATCGGCTGGGATATCAGGCGGGGGAGGGCATCGGCAGCAATTGATAGTTCCAACTGGCGTTAGTCCGTATGATTCGCGCCGGCACACCTGCTGCGACGCAGTTGGCGGCCACGTCCTTCACCACGATCGCACGAGCCGAGATGACACTGCCGGCGCCGATGCTCGTGCCTTTCATGATCACGGCGCCATCCCCGATCCAGACCCGGTCGCTAATCTTCACATGGCCGCCCGGATTGATGCGCTGCCCGCTCGCCAGATCGACCACCGAGTGCAAGTCGCTGACGGTGATCCATGTATTGCCCGCGACAAGACAGCCTTCTCCAATGCTGATGTCGAAGGATTCATGGCACTGTATCTGGCAGGTCCAGGTGAAGCCGGTATAGGCGCCGATCGATACCGTCGAATCCTTCACAGTATAGAGGGCGATGGCGCCCAGGCGGCATCCCGCGCCGATGCGTACAGTGCAATCGGCGCCCACCGTCAGGTTGATTTGAGCGGCATGGCAGTCTGGCCCAATCTCTATTGATCCGCCCTTGCCCGCAAAGGTGATGACACCGCTACTATCTTCGATGAACGCTTCGGGGATGCTGACGTGATTGCCCTCTGTATTGTGAATCTGGACTGGCACAGGCAGGCATCCTTATATGAGGGCCGATCGACATTTAGATGATGACGTGGCGATCCGAAGGCCAGCGAGGTTAAGATGGTGGTTTTCCGTGACCCGGAATATACTAAAAATATGTGTGTTCAGGAAGTACGAACAACCGTCATTTGCAGTCGGTCAGGGATGAATGTCAGATGGCTCCAGTAAATATATGATTCTAGTGTGGTATATGGATTGGAAGTACGCTAAGATACCAGCCGTTATAGCATGGCGTACTTAAAGTCCACCACATTGGGGTAGGTAGACATTCAAGAAATGAAGCATTTTCCCCAATTTTATCCGTCATCCTGACGAAAGTCAGGATCCATTCGGCGCGATTTCTCCTGGGAAGTGCTGAATGGATGTTGATTGTCATCAACAGGGCAGCGAATGGGGAGCAAGGCACTTTGCCAAGCTTGAATGTCGATCCGTCATAGTGGACCGGATGATCTGCATTTCCGGTCGGCTGTTGAACGGAAGTTGGAGTCCATCAATCCATTGGCGCTTCCCGGCCCCTTCATGCTGCCTTGTCCGGGCGCTGTGACGCATTTGCGTGGCAAGCCTTATTTATTTTTTCTGTTGTATGCGGCCCCTTGCCTTTTCCGGAGCCAAGGGAAGTCCATGCGTCGCTGCGATGCGGCGTGCCGCGACGGCGACGAAATGAATCGGATGCGCGGTGAACAGAGTCTCCGAATAGTCATTTACCCTCTTGCGCCTGAAACGCGCTGTGGCACTATCCCTTGTATCGGGTTAACGGGGTCTACCCAACAGATTGTGATCGCGTCGCTGGAATGCTTTCCGGCGCAGGGGCGTTTTGTCCCTGCGGTCCGCTCAGTTGGACCCA
This genomic stretch from Sphingobium sp. BYY-5 harbors:
- a CDS encoding DMT family transporter; translated protein: MISSPLWLPATLMAGATQAWRTAIQRRVSHSLSLNGAGLVRYLYGIPFTLALLGLYRFSFPAPWPTLQPRFLLFCIAGGLAQIIATNLLILAFSHRNFVVGTAYSKTEAVQGAILSFLLMGERLAALSWAGVGCGVAGVMLLSTGGKRMGPVDFLRALGQPAAITGMASGFFFALTAIGIRRATQQVGGDDRILAALIVLCITVLLQTLILGGWMLARERGEIGRVFASWRVSGQVGLLSALGSACWFTGFATAPVALVRIVGQIEVVFTMAFGHFYLKERMRRSEAIGLILVVTGVLLALAGAF
- a CDS encoding TonB-dependent receptor, which produces MSKLTFGRSALLLTTALVAFAMTGAAHAQDAGANDGALDEIVVTAERRSENLQKVPISVGVVQGDALRNLTSGGGDILELAARVPGLYAETTTGRIFPRFYIRGLGNIDFYLGASQPVSIIQDDVVLEHVVLKSNPVFDVNQVEVLRGPQGSLFGRNTTAGIIKFDTNRPTMDWQGRAQASYGSYNTVTFDGGIGGPIVADKLAFRVSALYQHRDDWVDNTYSGPSADGTVSPKKDAMGGFNEKDIRVQLLMTPSESLLMLTSVHARDYDGTSTIFHRAGLIKGSNSVAGTPRSSVALDEAHNNPQAYKTYGASENIALDFGPVTLTSITAYETTSGYSRGDTDGGAGADYPVNGIANGFGQSQGQVRDLDQLTQEVRLASNGDNAFKWQVGGMYFDSRDTTDFYQRAYFLTGAANNPNNWVRLHNKNESWAVFGQASYEVVPGLTITAGGRYTKDTKETRLVRATANAAGVSSYTGRRYVKLTGKEPSWDVSALYEVSPEVSLYARVARGFRGPTIQGRSAVFNSDFTTADSETILSYEGGIKTNLFNNRVRFNLSGFAYRVKDIQLNGNDVNGNGVLFNADKADAYGMEAELEARPFENLTLSAGLSLLHSEIKDKNVYAQVCILNGVVVCTVEDPTIKVGANTFAQIDGNPLPNAPKYTANITARYDVPLGNGGKIFVATDWNIQGYTNFVLYKTKEFYSKGDFEGGLKIGYTAPDGKYEIAAFARNITNEKNLKGVIENYMAAVFNEPRVIGVSLSGKL
- a CDS encoding fumarate hydratase, which encodes MTVIKTADLIESVADALQFISYYHPMDYIRALGKAYEAEANPAAKDAIAQILTNSRMCAEGHRPICQDTGIVNVFVKWGMDCRLDDNSRSMQDVVDEGVRRAYLNPENRLRASILRDPAFSRQNTKDNTPCVLNVEMVPGDKVIVDVAAKGGGSENKTKFKMMNPSDSIVDWVLEMIPQMGAGWCPPGMLGIGIGGTAEKAVALAKESLMEPIDMGELKARGPQNDIEKMRIEIFDKVNALGIGAQGLGGLSTILDVKIYDYPCHAAGKPVAMIPNCAATRHAHFTLDGSGPAYLEAPKLSEWPDVDWKPSKEAIRVDLDTLTPDVVQSWKHGDRLLLNGKMLTGRDAAHKRIKDMLAKGESLPVDFKGRVIYYVGPVDPVRDEVVGPAGPTTATRMDGFMDMMLEQGLAACVGKAERGPAATESIAKHKSAYLMAVGGAAYLVARAIKEARVVGFADLGMEAIYEFTVENMPVTVAVDSEGQNVHRLAPLVWQEKIKREKLLEGV
- a CDS encoding acyltransferase — encoded protein: MPVQIHNTEGNHVSIPEAFIEDSSGVITFAGKGGSIEIGPDCHAAQINLTVGADCTVRIGAGCRLGAIALYTVKDSTVSIGAYTGFTWTCQIQCHESFDISIGEGCLVAGNTWITVSDLHSVVDLASGQRINPGGHVKISDRVWIGDGAVIMKGTSIGAGSVISARAIVVKDVAANCVAAGVPARIIRTNASWNYQLLPMPSPA